From Sardina pilchardus chromosome 9, fSarPil1.1, whole genome shotgun sequence, a single genomic window includes:
- the LOC134092677 gene encoding potassium channel subfamily K member 9-like, with protein MSHRLLESSPMNMQNIRTLCLIVCMLSYLLVGAAVFDALESETESSRKKMLELKLSELKKKYGFSDDDYREIEKVVLQWEPHRGGIQWKFAGSFYFAITVITTIGYGHAAPGTDAGKAFCMFYAVLGIPLTLVMFQSLGERMNACTRYLLSRTKLCLGLRRTEVSMGNMVLMGFLSCLSVLCVGAGAFSYFEGWSFFHAYYYCFITLTTIGFGDFVALLKREDLQTNMVYVAFSFLYILVGLTVIGAFLNLVVLRFLTVSAEGPAAAAAPAAAVEEARGG; from the exons ATGTCGCATAGGCTACTCGAGAGTTCACCGATGAACATGCAAAACATTCGAACTCTTTGCTTGATTGTTTGCATGCTCTCGTACCTACTTGTTGGAGCCGCTGTGTTCGACGCGTTGGAGTCTGAGACGGAAAGTTCCCGAAAGAAAATGTTGGAGCTTAAACTGAGTGAGTTGAAGAAAAAGTACGGTTTTTCTGATGACGACTACCGTGAAATTGAAAAGGTGGTTTTACAATGGGAGCCACATCGAGGAGGAATACAATGGAAATTCGCGGGCTCTTTTTATTTTGCAATTACTGTTATCACCACGATAG GCTATGGACACGCTGCCCCTGGCACGGACGCGGGTAAAGCGTTCTGCATGTTCTACGCCGTCCTGGGCATCCCCCTGACGCTGGTGATGTTCCAGAGCCTGGGCGAGCGCATGAACGCCTGCACGCGCTACCTGCTCAGCCGCACCAAGCTGTGCCTGGGGCTGCGGCGCACTGAGGTCTCCATGGGCAACATGGTGCTGATGGGCTTCCTGTCGTGCCTGAGCGTGCTGTGCGTGGGCGCCGGCGCCTTCTCCTACTTCGAGGGCTGGAGCTTCTTCCACGCCTACTACTACTGCTTCATCACGCTCACCACCATCGGCTTCGGCGACTTCGTGGCGCTGCTCAAGCGCGAGGACCTGCAGACCAACATGGTCTACGTGGCCTTCAGCTTCCTCTACATCCTGGTGGGGCTGACCGTCATCGGGGCCTTCCTCAACCTGGTGGTGCTGAGGTTCCTCACCGTCAGCGCAGAggggccggcggcggcggcggcgccagCAGCGGCCGTGgaggaggcaagaggagga